In Oncorhynchus masou masou isolate Uvic2021 chromosome 10, UVic_Omas_1.1, whole genome shotgun sequence, a single genomic region encodes these proteins:
- the LOC135547727 gene encoding motor neuron and pancreas homeobox 1-like: protein MAKSKNFGIDALLAHRDSSPGLRFEDSRVSYHPSETPSPQRTHNGIHVQNGMIHKPGLLNFSQPGLTQLSQGAIHGMYPTHMYRIAALGGQHPAFSYSGFAQHAQQYPEHLHPAAMAGFPLEHWIRAGMMLPKLGDYGTSSQTSLMGKCRRPRTAFTSQQLLQLENQFKLNKYLSRPKRFEVATSLMLTETQVKIWFQNRRMKWKRSRKAKEQAAHVQGEYDCPHRGKNSTKTGSGDTRNSGTLEDEEDLEAEEEDEEDVLSASTLAAGVGLVSHPTNFLRHTVTDLSYSSQGFYSEDELEDRGPGLERRVGVGF, encoded by the exons ATGGCGAAATCTAAGAACTTTGGAATCGACGCGCTGTTGGCGCACCGGGACAGCTCCCCGGGACTGCGTTTTGAGGACAGCCGCGTCTCTTACCACCCGTCGGAAACACCATCCCCGCAGAGGACCCACAACGGTATCCACGTTCAGAACGGAATGATCCACAAACCGGGTCTACTGAACTTCTCCCAGCCGGGACTCACCCAGCTGTCTCAGGGGGCCATCCATGGAATGTATCCCACTCACATGTACCGCATCGCGGCCTTGGGGGGGCAGCACCCTGCCTTTTCCTACTCCGGTTTTGCGCAGCATGCCCAGCAGTACCCAGAGCACCTACACCCGGCAGCTATGGCTGGGTTCCCGTTAGAACACTGGATTAGAGCCGGAATGATGCTTCCAAAACTAGGGGACTATGGTA CCTCTTCTCAGACCAGTCTGATGGGGAAGTGTCGTAGGCCCAGAACAGCCTTCACCAGTCAACAACTACTACAGCTGGAGAACCAGTTCAAACTCAACAAATACCTGTCCAGACCTAAACGCTTTGAGGTGGCCACCTCTCTCATGCTCACAGAGACACAG GTGAAGATCTGGTTCCAGAACAGACGTATGAAGTGGAAGCGGAGCCGCAAGGCCAAGGAGCAGGCAGCCCATGTCCAGGGGGAATACGACTGCCCACACAGGGGGAAGAACAGCACCAAGACTGGGTCTGGAGATACCCGGAACTCTGGTACcctagaggatgaggaggatctGGAAGcagaagaggaagatgaggaggatgtGTTAAGTGCTAGTACATTAGCAGCTGGAGTGGGTTTAGTGTCTCACCCCACAAATTTCCTGAGGCACACTGTTACGGATCTCAGCTATAGTTCTCAAGGTTTTTACTCAGAAGATGAACTAGAGGACCGTGGACCTGGGctggagaggagggttggggtggGGTTTTGA